The following nucleotide sequence is from Aedes aegypti strain LVP_AGWG chromosome 3, AaegL5.0 Primary Assembly, whole genome shotgun sequence.
gaagaatcttTTGTAGATATGGGCAATCTACTAGTGTAAGTACTGAAAAAACGTGGAAActggaattgatggataaatctctgaaggagaAGCATTTAGTAAAATTTCCAGAATAATCCCACTGGAAATTCCTGATTAGGTACTTGGAATCAGAACTCACTGCAAGGAAAAGGAAAATAGTGACTTCAGACACTAATCACCGTCTGAAAAGAGGCTTTCTGAGACATCCCATTAAAAATAAAGACTTGCGTTAAAATAGAGATCAAATCTCCAAAAAGAGACATGCTACCAGTCCtcagtgataaaatcgagagTGAGATTGACGAGTACCTAAAGCTTATAACGGATGATGataaagccaaatgtaacaaatatattcaatatcgatttctccttttaaaaagaaaattcaaaacattgtcttaagaacaaccTTTTGATCTACGTTTGTAAATATTTAGGCAAACCATGTTGCATGTTGGGgattagctgttgtaataccgggaagaaagctttgcagaggatttaaaataaaatcataaaatgattctatccaatgttgaaacattggaacaaatttcgaataaaattattaatatttatggACAATAATCTTTGTAATATTGCTACGAGGTTTTATATACTTAGGTTACAGAATTAGGATGATaatgttgtctaacacagaataTCCAGATatcagaaatgaatgtaatttttggaatgatacttaGAATGGATTAATAGAGGCAATGATAATAtcgagaaaccaatacaaaccTGCATAATAATGATATTCTTCCGAACGTGACCCAACTTCCAGTGTCCCAGCTCGTGAGCCAGAACCGCCAAAACCTCCTTGTTTTCGCAGCCTTTGCCTTTCTCATCATCCGCCAGCGTCGAATCGTCGGCCAGGCCTTTGTTCAGTAGAAGCGTATCGAACAGAACAATCCGCTTGGCTCCAAAGAGCCCGGTAAAGTATGCATTGCTGTGAGCCGAGCGTTTCGAGCCTTCCACAACGAACAGTTTGCCGAGCGGGAAGTGCAGGGATTCGGCGAGCTTCTCGATGCTGGTCTTTAGTTCCCCGTCCTCCAGGGGACGGAATTTATCGAACAAGGGTGCGATGTAAACCGGATAAACCGTGATCAAAATTAGGGAAACAACTCCCACGAAAGCCCACAGCCAAATGAAGAAGTAATCTCCGCCAATTTGAACGATGTACACGATGGCGGCCACAATGGGAATGGACAAGACCTGCCCAACCAGGAATGATTTGATCTggtctttgataaaaaatcccGGGGTCTGCTTGTTGAATCCGTGCTTCTCCTCCAGAACAAAAGTCCCGTAGATCTTGAACGGCATATCCTTAAATATCCCGATGATGTTAATCATTACTAGAAACACGATGCTAACGTGGATTTCGTTCGCCGGATTCAGTCCAACCCTGGCGGAGACTTCCAGTGCTCGAGCCCAGACCTGGGCCACGAATCCGGTGTACAGTTCAATAGTGGCAATTCCAACATCACAAACCAGCAGCTtgaaaacctcaaagtttgCCTTGTCCAATCCGTAAAGCCGGGCCTTCTCGAAGGTCTCCTTTTTCATCACATCGCGCAGTTCCTCCGGGATTTCTTTGCTCGTTTCATACACAAAGATCTGCCGGCGCGTCAGATACAGGTTGACCAGATTTTCCAGGAATAGGAAAATCAAAATCGAGTAGAGCGTGAGCTCACCTTTGGAGAGCTCCTCGAACATTTTGACGTGTCTCTGAAATGTAGAAGTGTTTCGTTAGCTGATTGAAAGATGAAATACTTCTTCCACACTTACCGTTTCAGATGAAAGCGTGTCCTTCTTGTCGCTATTTCAGCTgaacaatattcaaaaaaatacacGTAAGAGGAAAAATCAGCCTAACTTTTCCTCACGCTGGCGGacgaacgaaaaaaaatatgcaaccGCGACTCAAAATGCATCCACCACAGACGCTGGATGACAGTTTCGATGCAGTTTGTGCACCTTGCACTAGCGATGTTTTCTAatcccttcagaaatttatcggCAGCCATTTTACAACCCCATTaaacacggagaaatcagagtactcaaaagttcaaatttgagtaaactgcatatttcataacgccgaaaatgaccatttatgtcacccacccaccccctcgtatcgctttttgtatggatgttctgtaaattttgtatgagccttAACAtcttgaggacacccacccacccctttcagcgttaagaaatttgtgaacaagcccTAGAAGTTTTATCCCAGGTATCAATCGCATTTGAAACGATTTTCAAAAGATCGTCGTCGCGATAATCTCACAATGTACCCAATGCACAATCTCGCGTTTAGTATGATACAGGCGTAcatgcagtaatcgatttctctttgaatttgtaaataaacgaaattcaaacgatttttataacattttacgGTTCAGCATGACGAAGGATGATGAGTAGTTTCTATTGAATGAAAAATAGCAGTCAAAAACTCGAAGGTGGAATACATTAGAAATCGATCGGATATCAGAGCTCTAAAATGCCGTACGTCCAAACGCGCATGAGAATTATCTGTGTCGCCGGAAGGACCACCGGCAAAGCGTTAAATTTGTTGCATCATTTATTAGAATCAAGATAAACTCAATTAAAAATGGAGTCGATTAATCATTATTATGATcaaggtgtgtgcattttaCTCTGTAGCTAGCATAACAATTCAGCATAATAGGACAACTTAGAGAATTGGACTCGCCTTGATTATGATACTGTAGAGGATTGTATAAACAATAAAGctgaattaataaaaaataacgtCCCAAGTAACATAAGTTTCTGAAGAACAGTTTATTCTGCTGAAATTTGCTTCTGAGTGATCCGTTCAACTGTTGTTCCACTAAATTGTTTGTTGGGGTCtctctccgaatttttcaatggaATATACGAGGAATGAATTCAATGTTCAAATTTGATATTGTGAAGCAGTTTTTGGACAAATATCAGGATATCGATGTCGGCAGGAACGTGGAAGCGGGGATCGGCAAGGGGAACTTTGGGAAACTTTCACGAGGTAACGTCGATCGGAGTGGTTGGCAGGTAGACAGTTGGTCTCTTTAGGATGAGGAACTCTGGTGTGGTATTGTACGAAAGCATCTTGGACTTGATAGTGGCAGTCAACTTGCGTTTGATCTGCTTGGAGGATTCACCGATATCAGACACGGCGACGTCTACCTTCGTACGGCGGAGGTTGAGGGTATTCACTAGTTTCTTGGTAATGAAGCTGCACATCGATCCCGAATCTAGCAGCGCACGAGCGATATGCTCCGCGCCATTCTGTTCAATAACAAGGACATTAACCGTTTCCAGCAGGACGGTGGATTGGCACGACTGTACCGACAAACTAACTTGAGTTTTCGGATTCGTTGATCAGGAGGATTCGACAATGGTTGTCGAGGTTGCTGGGCGTAGTTGTTGGGATGGTTGGCCAGATACGACCGCAAAATGACCAGATTCGCTTTCCGGCCGGAAGACGTTCTCCCTGAAAGGATTTTGGTGAACTACTCTCACCACTCTCACGCTTAGAACGAGGCTTTACATAATatgtaagggcccattcacaaatttcataacgctggagtgggtgggtgtccaaataATGTTACGACCCATATTAaaactgaataatattcatacaaaaagcgttacaagggggtgggtgggtgtccaaaatagccaattttaacgttatgaaataaatgaatgagccctaataATATCGGCTTCCTTCAGTGGGCGCAGTAAGTACAAGTAaagcatttcataaaaaaatacgaaTATCGCGACTCCAGTCGGAATCGTCGACACACGAAAGCCTAAGTTTCTTCAAATCTATGCGCTAAACCCTTGGTCGAACCCAATGTTGGGTGTAGTGCACGGGCAGTGGATCTGATGTGCTACACGGCGTACCTTGCTCGACGTAGCTCCAACGCATGAATTTCACGTGTCACGTTGCTTTTCACGTGTCAAAAATTCCGCATTTTAAATGAGAAAATACATTACCGCGAATAAAATGCATTTCAACTATTTGATGACTTTGTTGCACTTTTCCTTTAATTCACAGCAAGTGCAATGAATGCGCCAATTTGATTGATGTAGCTcgacaatttaatttgttaaaaagttgaatttgGGGTTTAATTGGCATTTCAAATTGATATTAGGATCTTAACTATCGTTAGCCAACTAAGAATATAATtgacacttcagtcgtcgcgctgttctATATTGTACAACACTAGTGAAAAAggctcgcttttcgttcacaacagcagcgtggtggttctgacggtggaaaaccgcgcgacgactggaaggttaatgaGTTCAATTATGTAAAAAATGAGCACAAATGTGTGAAATGCCCATTATTGAATTGAGAGTTTATGTAAGTCCTTTTGTCACCATATGTTCCATGTGGCAGAAAATGGGCGCAATAGCACTCAAAGAAACATTAGTTCATTATCCAATTACGCCCAtttgttttttatgttttactTGATGTAAAACTCAAAAAAGTTGACATTTCTTAAAACTTTACGGCGAACTGATGCAAATGAAGCTttactgcatttagtttttacccacagTTGGGTTGTtgtgcctctctcgcaacagcaatgttgtcaaaaacagagagagagatgcaccgacccatcgtcgaagttcaatggaataagccaaatttgggttctttcgagtttacccaacgttaagttgtttttacccatcacggagacttcgaaagctaacgctgggtagatttttttttgcactgggttgtttgttttgccgttgtcaaatcaaaacaaCATAATGATAGGTATATGTCAGTTTACCAACCCACGGAAGAACCGAATtacgtcaaaagaagtcaaagttgggttgatttgtggctcTGTGTATGTTGAAATTTATCAACGTGCACCAAAACCGCTTTTGCACAGCGCCCTTCAGAATCAACACACACGGAAACATCGCCGCAAAGCGGCAAACTTTTTTCCCTCGGTGCATTCAGCGATGAGACAGATCGCGACGTCGCCTCGTTCGGGTCATCGGAAAGAAGTGCGCTCCGCATCCATCATCAAAacgcaaaagaaaaaaatagcgAGTCAAATCGTTTTCTGGTCCATTCTCGCTCGGATTAGGATCACAATTCGCAGTAGTTTTACGGTTTTACTCCGCGGAGATTGTTTTTTTATTCGCGGCGTCGAAAACTTGTGAAATGT
It contains:
- the LOC5571067 gene encoding CAAX prenyl protease 1 homolog — translated: MFEELSKGELTLYSILIFLFLENLVNLYLTRRQIFVYETSKEIPEELRDVMKKETFEKARLYGLDKANFEVFKLLVCDVGIATIELYTGFVAQVWARALEVSARVGLNPANEIHVSIVFLVMINIIGIFKDMPFKIYGTFVLEEKHGFNKQTPGFFIKDQIKSFLVGQVLSIPIVAAIVYIVQIGGDYFFIWLWAFVGVVSLILITVYPVYIAPLFDKFRPLEDGELKTSIEKLAESLHFPLGKLFVVEGSKRSAHSNAYFTGLFGAKRIVLFDTLLLNKGLADDSTLADDEKGKGCENKEVLAVLAHELGHWKLGHVRKNIIIMQVQMFLIFIAFSQLFKYSPLYQAVGFPENVQPILIGFLVIVMYVLAPYNTLISFGMTILSRRFEYQADDFANGLGYSKDLGKALVKLHIDNLGFPIYDWMYSAWNHSHPTLLQRLERLKATQKKDR